The proteins below are encoded in one region of Corynebacterium sphenisci DSM 44792:
- a CDS encoding succinyltransferase, translating to MLTHGASAIGIANIAMDGTVLDTWYPAPRLDDSVTDSGTVRLGAQDVTPQLLRQVLLDEDRRVEQVAVRTRIADLSAPPVDAHDAYLRLHLLSHRVVAPFELAMDEVFDMLNTVAWTNKGPCLPTGFENVRTNLRTRGLIHVYAIDRMPRMVDYVLPDHVRIAEAERVRLGAYLAPGTSVLREGFVSLNSGSLGPCKIEGRLSSSVTLGAGTKIGLAGIVTARHDERGRRIPLRIGERCHIAICAGTIGVDLGDDCVVEQNIIIDPTTPVDIVEEGRRVSAWELAGRDRMRFYRDPDHPAVCMRPAEGAAPRIDAEPID from the coding sequence ATGCTCACCCACGGTGCCTCGGCCATCGGAATCGCCAACATCGCCATGGACGGCACGGTGCTGGACACCTGGTACCCGGCGCCGCGCCTGGACGACTCGGTCACCGACTCCGGCACCGTGCGCCTCGGCGCCCAGGACGTCACCCCGCAGCTGCTGCGCCAGGTGCTCCTCGACGAGGACCGGCGGGTGGAGCAGGTCGCGGTGCGCACCCGGATCGCCGACCTCTCCGCGCCCCCGGTGGACGCGCACGACGCCTACCTGCGGCTGCACCTGCTCTCGCACCGGGTGGTGGCCCCCTTCGAACTGGCCATGGACGAGGTGTTCGACATGCTCAACACCGTCGCCTGGACCAACAAGGGCCCCTGCCTGCCCACCGGCTTCGAGAACGTGCGCACCAACCTGCGCACCCGCGGGCTGATCCACGTCTACGCCATCGACCGGATGCCCCGGATGGTGGACTACGTGCTGCCCGATCACGTGCGGATCGCGGAGGCGGAGCGGGTGCGCCTGGGCGCCTACCTGGCCCCGGGCACCTCGGTGCTGCGGGAGGGCTTCGTCTCCCTGAACTCCGGCTCCCTGGGCCCCTGCAAGATCGAGGGCCGGCTGTCGTCCTCGGTGACCCTCGGCGCGGGCACCAAAATCGGCCTCGCCGGGATCGTCACCGCCCGCCATGACGAGCGCGGCCGGCGGATCCCGCTGCGCATCGGCGAGCGCTGCCATATCGCGATCTGCGCCGGCACCATCGGGGTGGACCTCGGCGACGACTGCGTGGTGGAGCAGAACATCATCATCGACCCCACCACCCCGGTGGACATCGTCGAGGAGGGCCGCCGGGTCAGCGCCTGGGAGCTCGCCGGGCGGGACCGGATGCGCTTCTACCGGGATCCGGATCATCCCGCGGTGTGCATGCGCCCCGCCGAGGGCGCGGCGCCGCGGATCGACGCCGAGCCGATCGACTGA
- the dapE gene encoding succinyl-diaminopimelate desuccinylase, giving the protein MTNEQTATPALDPTRDPVALTAALVDIPSESHHEGPIADAVEAALRHVAADAAAAGVTVRVRRIGHTLIARTERGLPMRVVLAGHLDTVPAAGNLPSRRAPGADGAPAVHGLGAVDMKAGDAVYLHAFATLAADPALTRDLTLVLYEAEEVAARYNGLAKVAAAEPGLLAGDVALLGEPSGAVIEAGCQGSLRVRVTAGGARAHSARSWLGDNAVHRLSPVIARVAAYAPRTAVVDGLEYREGLQVTRISAGVANNTVPDEAWMFVNFRFAPDRDVAGARAHLEEVLDLGADPLLGLEYDDISPPAAPGLAHPAAAELVAACGGVARPKFGWTDVARFAALGMPAVNLGPGDPALCHTPGEHCPEEMIREVSAVLRRYLTG; this is encoded by the coding sequence GTGACCAACGAGCAGACCGCGACCCCGGCCCTCGACCCGACGCGGGACCCGGTGGCGCTCACCGCCGCCCTGGTGGACATCCCCAGCGAATCCCATCACGAGGGCCCGATCGCCGATGCGGTGGAGGCGGCGCTGCGCCACGTCGCCGCGGACGCGGCCGCCGCCGGGGTGACCGTGCGGGTGCGCCGGATCGGGCACACCCTCATCGCCCGCACCGAGCGCGGCCTGCCCATGCGGGTGGTGCTCGCCGGGCACCTGGACACGGTGCCGGCGGCCGGCAACCTGCCCTCGCGCCGGGCGCCCGGGGCGGACGGGGCGCCGGCGGTGCACGGCCTCGGCGCGGTGGACATGAAGGCCGGGGACGCGGTGTACCTGCACGCCTTCGCCACCCTGGCCGCCGACCCGGCGTTGACCCGGGACCTCACCCTGGTGCTCTACGAGGCCGAGGAGGTCGCCGCCCGGTACAACGGGCTGGCCAAGGTCGCCGCCGCGGAGCCCGGGCTGCTCGCCGGGGACGTCGCGCTGCTCGGGGAGCCCTCCGGGGCGGTGATCGAGGCCGGCTGCCAGGGCAGCCTGCGGGTGCGGGTCACCGCCGGCGGCGCCCGGGCGCATTCCGCCCGGTCCTGGCTGGGCGACAACGCGGTGCACCGGCTGTCCCCGGTGATCGCCCGGGTGGCGGCCTACGCCCCGCGCACCGCGGTGGTCGACGGCCTGGAGTACCGGGAGGGCCTGCAGGTGACCCGGATCTCGGCGGGGGTGGCGAACAACACGGTGCCGGACGAGGCGTGGATGTTCGTCAACTTCCGCTTCGCCCCGGACCGCGACGTCGCGGGCGCGCGGGCGCATCTGGAGGAGGTGCTCGATCTCGGCGCCGATCCGCTGCTGGGCCTGGAGTACGACGACATCAGCCCGCCGGCGGCGCCGGGGCTGGCGCATCCGGCGGCCGCGGAGCTGGTCGCCGCCTGCGGCGGGGTGGCCCGGCCGAAGTTCGGCTGGACCGACGTGGCCCGCTTCGCCGCCCTCGGCATGCCCGCGGTGAACCTCGGCCCCGGGGACCCCGCGCTGTGCCACACCCCGGGCGAGCACTGCCCGGAGGAGATGATCCGTGAGGTGTCCGCGGTGCTGCGCCGCTACCTCACCGGCTGA
- a CDS encoding TIGR00730 family Rossman fold protein translates to MAPDRTPTPERRRRLRGPLMVRDDGAVDHGRSTTDQRLLDTQPDADWLHTDTWRVLRIQSEFVDGFGALAEIPKAVTVFGSARIAEGHPWYRLGAEMGAAIARAGYACMTGGGPGLMEAPNRGAWDAEGLSIGLGIELPHEQHLNDWCDLGMNFRYFFVRKTMFLKYSQAFVCLPGGLGTLDELFEALCMVQTGKITRFPIVLLGSEFWGGLVDWMRDRLVAEGTISPEDMDLIFVTDSVPEAMAHIVEAHSDRVAAVREAAHCRECNAPGAADARAAGPGRGSR, encoded by the coding sequence ATGGCCCCGGACCGCACCCCCACCCCCGAGCGCAGGCGGCGCCTGCGCGGACCGCTGATGGTCCGCGACGACGGCGCCGTGGACCACGGCCGGTCCACCACCGACCAGCGCCTGCTGGACACCCAGCCGGACGCGGACTGGCTGCACACCGACACCTGGCGGGTGCTGCGCATCCAGAGCGAGTTCGTCGACGGCTTCGGCGCGCTGGCGGAGATCCCCAAGGCGGTGACCGTGTTCGGCTCCGCCCGGATCGCCGAGGGCCACCCCTGGTACCGGCTGGGCGCGGAGATGGGCGCGGCGATCGCCCGGGCCGGCTACGCCTGCATGACCGGCGGCGGGCCCGGCCTGATGGAGGCGCCGAACCGGGGCGCCTGGGACGCCGAGGGGCTGTCCATCGGCCTGGGCATCGAGCTGCCCCATGAGCAGCACCTCAACGACTGGTGCGACCTGGGCATGAACTTCCGGTACTTCTTCGTGCGCAAGACCATGTTCCTGAAGTACTCGCAGGCCTTCGTCTGCCTGCCCGGCGGCCTGGGCACCCTCGACGAGCTCTTCGAGGCGCTGTGCATGGTGCAGACCGGCAAGATCACCCGCTTCCCGATCGTGCTGCTCGGCTCGGAGTTCTGGGGCGGGCTGGTGGACTGGATGCGCGACCGGCTGGTCGCCGAGGGCACCATCTCCCCGGAGGACATGGACCTGATCTTCGTCACCGACTCGGTGCCGGAGGCGATGGCGCATATCGTCGAGGCCCATTCGGATCGGGTCGCCGCGGTGCGCGAGGCCGCGCACTGCCGGGAGTGCAACGCCCCGGGGGCCGCGGACGCCCGCGCGGCGGGGCCCGGCCGGGGCAGCCGGTGA
- the folP gene encoding dihydropteroate synthase — MAIVNRTPDSFYDRGATAADDAAIARVDAVVAAGADVVDIGGVKAGPGAEVDVAEELDRVLPTIAETRRRHPGVWISVDTWRAEVAEAAIAAGADLVNDTWAGADPELVQVAGAHRAGYVCSHTGGAAPRTRPFRVHYDDVVADVLAETAALAERALAAGVPAEAILVDPTHDFGKNTHHGLELLRRVDELVACGHPVLMALSNKDFVGETVGRGVAGRVPGTLAATAWAAARGVAMFRVHEVADTVDVCRMTAAIAGEVGPVAATRGLQ, encoded by the coding sequence ATGGCGATCGTCAACCGCACCCCGGACTCCTTCTACGACCGGGGCGCCACCGCCGCCGACGACGCCGCGATCGCCCGGGTGGACGCGGTGGTCGCCGCGGGGGCGGACGTGGTGGACATCGGCGGGGTCAAGGCCGGCCCCGGGGCGGAGGTCGACGTCGCCGAGGAGCTGGACCGGGTGCTGCCCACCATCGCGGAGACCCGGCGCCGGCACCCGGGGGTGTGGATCAGCGTGGACACCTGGCGCGCGGAGGTCGCCGAGGCGGCGATCGCCGCCGGCGCGGACCTGGTCAACGACACCTGGGCGGGGGCGGACCCGGAGCTGGTGCAGGTCGCCGGGGCGCACCGGGCGGGCTACGTGTGCTCGCACACCGGCGGCGCCGCCCCGCGCACCCGGCCCTTCCGGGTGCACTACGACGACGTGGTCGCCGACGTGCTCGCGGAGACCGCGGCCCTGGCCGAGCGGGCCCTGGCCGCGGGGGTGCCGGCGGAGGCGATCCTGGTGGACCCCACCCACGACTTCGGGAAGAACACCCACCACGGCCTGGAGCTGCTGCGCCGGGTCGACGAGCTGGTCGCCTGCGGGCACCCGGTGCTGATGGCGCTGTCCAACAAGGACTTCGTCGGCGAGACCGTGGGCCGCGGGGTGGCCGGCCGGGTGCCGGGCACCCTGGCGGCGACCGCCTGGGCGGCGGCCCGGGGGGTGGCGATGTTCCGGGTGCACGAGGTCGCCGACACCGTCGACGTGTGCCGGATGACCGCCGCGATCGCCGGCGAGGTCGGCCCGGTGGCCGCCACCCGGGGGCTGCAGTGA
- a CDS encoding glucosyl-3-phosphoglycerate synthase, producing the protein MSAPSVSVVLPALNEEATVAGVVAAVAGHRDSGLVHEIVVVDPQSADRTAERAAAAGARVLDWRDAPGCGPTRPGKGEALWRGVAATTGDIVVFLDADVRDPDPGWVPALVAPLLETWADPEPVRLVKGRYRRDLPGDVGGGRVTELTARPLLAAFRPELAGIAQPLSGEYAARRDTLEQLPFAAGYGVEIGLLIDVADRYGAGAIAEAELGARRHRNRPLAELAPMARQVAAAALRRVGVPAAVELDGALGPDRPPPALLRGLAGPGAARRPGERRR; encoded by the coding sequence GTGAGCGCGCCGAGCGTGTCGGTGGTGCTGCCGGCGCTGAACGAGGAGGCCACCGTCGCCGGGGTGGTCGCCGCCGTCGCCGGGCACCGCGACTCCGGGCTGGTGCACGAGATCGTGGTGGTGGATCCGCAGTCCGCCGACCGCACCGCCGAGCGCGCCGCCGCCGCCGGCGCCCGGGTGCTGGACTGGCGGGACGCCCCCGGCTGCGGGCCCACCCGGCCGGGCAAGGGCGAGGCGCTGTGGCGCGGGGTGGCCGCCACCACCGGCGACATCGTGGTCTTCCTGGACGCCGATGTGCGGGATCCGGACCCCGGCTGGGTGCCGGCGCTGGTCGCCCCGCTGCTGGAGACCTGGGCGGACCCGGAGCCGGTGCGCCTGGTCAAGGGCCGCTACCGGCGGGATCTGCCCGGCGACGTCGGCGGCGGCCGGGTCACCGAGCTCACCGCGCGACCGCTGCTGGCGGCCTTCCGCCCGGAGCTGGCGGGGATCGCGCAGCCGCTGTCCGGGGAGTACGCCGCGCGCCGGGACACCCTGGAGCAGCTGCCCTTCGCCGCCGGCTACGGGGTGGAGATCGGGCTGCTCATCGACGTCGCCGACCGGTACGGGGCGGGGGCCATCGCGGAGGCGGAGCTCGGCGCCCGGCGGCACCGCAACCGGCCGCTGGCGGAGCTCGCCCCGATGGCCCGGCAGGTCGCCGCGGCGGCGCTGCGCCGGGTCGGGGTGCCCGCGGCGGTGGAGCTCGACGGGGCGCTGGGCCCGGATCGGCCGCCGCCGGCGCTGCTGCGCGGCCTCGCCGGTCCGGGGGCCGCGCGGCGGCCGGGGGAGCGGCGGCGATGA
- a CDS encoding DUF3117 domain-containing protein translates to MAAMKPRTGDGPLEAVREGKKIVMRVPADGGGRLVVELTAEEAAELGAALSEVGA, encoded by the coding sequence ATGGCTGCGATGAAGCCGCGTACCGGTGACGGCCCGCTGGAGGCCGTCCGCGAGGGCAAGAAGATCGTGATGCGGGTGCCCGCCGACGGCGGCGGCCGCCTGGTCGTGGAGCTCACCGCGGAGGAGGCGGCCGAACTCGGCGCCGCCCTGTCCGAGGTCGGCGCCTGA
- a CDS encoding methyltransferase domain-containing protein — MLADIIDVLADPIDGTALSRGDAGWASLRSESGHCYDVARQGYVTLAGGAGLRYTGDDAKMIAAREEFLSGGHYAPFVEAVTGNVQDALDDAGVHDDAEPVICEVGAGTGYYLAHTLDGVAGARGVGIDVSVPAAKHLAKCHPRVGAVVADAWARMPLRDGSIDAITVVFAPRNAEEFARVLKPGGQVVVLTADTGHLSELRAPLGIIDVERGKVERMIDQAKGHLTPVGDPELVEFGMSLDQDAIAAQIGMSPSARHIHPEVLAERIAALPPRMEVTARAYVTRLGRAG; from the coding sequence GTGCTCGCCGACATCATCGACGTACTCGCCGACCCCATCGACGGAACCGCCCTCTCCCGGGGCGACGCCGGCTGGGCGAGCCTGCGCTCGGAGTCGGGGCACTGCTACGACGTGGCCCGGCAGGGCTACGTCACCCTCGCCGGGGGCGCGGGCCTGCGCTACACCGGCGATGACGCGAAGATGATCGCCGCCCGGGAGGAGTTCCTCTCCGGCGGGCACTACGCCCCCTTCGTGGAGGCGGTCACCGGCAACGTGCAGGACGCGCTCGACGACGCCGGGGTGCACGATGACGCCGAACCGGTCATCTGCGAGGTCGGCGCGGGCACCGGCTACTACCTGGCGCACACCCTGGACGGGGTGGCCGGGGCCCGCGGGGTGGGCATCGACGTCTCCGTGCCGGCGGCGAAGCACCTGGCGAAATGCCATCCCCGGGTGGGCGCGGTGGTCGCCGACGCCTGGGCCCGGATGCCGCTGCGCGACGGCTCCATCGACGCGATCACGGTGGTGTTCGCCCCCCGCAACGCCGAGGAGTTCGCCCGGGTGCTCAAACCCGGCGGGCAGGTGGTGGTGCTCACCGCGGACACCGGGCACCTCTCCGAGCTGCGCGCCCCGCTGGGCATCATCGACGTCGAGCGCGGCAAGGTGGAGCGGATGATCGACCAGGCGAAGGGCCATCTCACCCCGGTCGGCGATCCCGAGCTGGTGGAGTTCGGGATGAGCCTGGACCAGGACGCGATCGCCGCCCAGATCGGGATGAGCCCCTCGGCCCGGCACATCCACCCGGAGGTGCTCGCCGAGCGGATCGCGGCGCTGCCGCCGCGGATGGAGGTCACCGCCCGGGCCTACGTCACCCGGCTCGGCCGCGCCGGCTGA
- a CDS encoding MarR family winged helix-turn-helix transcriptional regulator translates to MINTDDARDEIREDHPADDGGSGAGGTGAPRPGGAEPGEPLWWAEVALICSRFARHGLHLAGLSPGSASLRALGLLRRIGPLRVTELAERERTSQPTASGLVARLRKAGLVESTPDPEDGRAQLIGISDRGRAHLAELERAIAESMAGLGGEVTAEEIAAIAAALPVLDRIVAAGPREAPAHPRGGGRTRGLPPTGDAPDPAGDPAGAAG, encoded by the coding sequence GTGATCAACACCGATGATGCGCGCGACGAGATTCGCGAGGACCACCCCGCCGACGACGGCGGTTCCGGGGCCGGCGGCACCGGGGCGCCCCGCCCCGGCGGCGCCGAGCCCGGCGAGCCCCTGTGGTGGGCGGAGGTCGCGCTCATCTGCTCCCGCTTCGCCCGGCACGGCCTGCACCTGGCCGGGCTGTCCCCGGGATCGGCATCGCTGCGCGCCCTCGGCCTGCTGCGCCGGATCGGCCCGCTGCGGGTCACCGAGCTCGCCGAGCGCGAGCGCACCAGCCAGCCCACCGCCTCCGGGCTGGTCGCCCGGCTGCGCAAGGCCGGCCTCGTCGAGTCCACCCCGGACCCCGAGGACGGCCGCGCCCAGCTGATCGGGATCAGCGATCGCGGCCGGGCGCACCTGGCCGAGCTGGAGCGCGCCATCGCCGAGTCCATGGCCGGGCTCGGCGGCGAGGTCACCGCGGAGGAGATCGCGGCGATCGCCGCGGCGCTGCCGGTGCTCGACCGGATCGTCGCCGCCGGTCCGCGGGAGGCCCCCGCGCACCCGCGCGGCGGCGGCCGCACCCGGGGCCTGCCCCCGACCGGGGACGCCCCCGACCCGGCCGGCGATCCGGCCGGCGCCGCCGGCTGA
- a CDS encoding MFS transporter → MARQHDTRKRDAEAGTAPAAGAAADRAPAPAEVGRQSILHQPPAVWAITFACVVSYMGIGLVDPILPTIAEALEASAGQTELLFTSYLFITAIVMFFSAWVSSRFGVKRTLLAGLALIVIFAAACSAASGVEQIIGFRAGWGLGNALFVSTALAAIVASTAESAMAVVLYEAAVGLGFAVGPMLGGLLGEVSWRGPFAGTAVLMGLGIISVAVFFRGGAAPARVRPLDGLRGAGHPAMRPLAAGALFYNFAFFTILAYSPFPLATAAARAGTEFTPLDLGYVFFGWGLALALSSVFLAPRLEEAFRLTHIIPAAMIALAADLVVLGAFVDDLGVLIGAIIAAGVILGVMNTLLTTASMSTTPLPRPVASSAYSGVRFIGSALAPTLVGPLEHLGLAAPFHAGLVAALIALVILTGWCLRRDRAAAARDRVELRP, encoded by the coding sequence ATGGCCAGGCAGCACGACACCCGGAAGCGCGACGCGGAGGCGGGCACGGCCCCGGCGGCGGGGGCCGCCGCGGACCGGGCGCCCGCCCCGGCCGAGGTCGGCCGGCAGTCCATCCTGCACCAGCCCCCGGCGGTGTGGGCGATCACCTTCGCCTGCGTGGTGAGCTACATGGGCATCGGCCTGGTCGACCCGATCCTGCCCACCATCGCCGAGGCCCTCGAGGCCAGCGCCGGGCAGACCGAGCTTTTGTTCACCTCCTACCTGTTCATCACCGCGATCGTGATGTTCTTCTCCGCCTGGGTGTCCTCCCGCTTCGGGGTCAAGCGCACCCTGCTCGCCGGGCTGGCGCTGATCGTGATCTTCGCCGCGGCCTGCTCCGCGGCCTCCGGGGTGGAGCAGATCATCGGCTTCCGCGCCGGCTGGGGCCTGGGCAACGCCCTGTTCGTCTCCACCGCGCTGGCCGCGATCGTCGCCTCCACCGCGGAATCGGCGATGGCGGTGGTGCTCTACGAGGCCGCCGTGGGCCTGGGCTTCGCGGTCGGCCCGATGCTCGGCGGACTGCTCGGCGAGGTCTCCTGGCGGGGCCCCTTCGCCGGCACCGCGGTGCTCATGGGCCTGGGCATAATCTCCGTGGCGGTGTTCTTCCGCGGCGGCGCCGCCCCGGCGCGGGTGCGCCCCCTGGACGGGCTGCGCGGCGCCGGGCACCCGGCGATGCGCCCGCTGGCCGCCGGGGCGCTGTTCTACAACTTCGCCTTCTTCACCATCCTCGCCTACAGCCCCTTCCCCCTGGCCACGGCCGCCGCGCGGGCGGGCACGGAGTTCACCCCGCTGGATCTGGGCTACGTCTTCTTCGGCTGGGGCCTGGCACTGGCGCTGAGCTCGGTGTTCCTCGCGCCCCGGCTGGAGGAGGCCTTCCGGCTCACCCACATCATCCCCGCGGCGATGATCGCGCTGGCCGCGGATCTGGTGGTGCTCGGCGCCTTCGTCGACGATCTCGGGGTGCTCATCGGCGCGATCATCGCCGCCGGGGTGATCCTCGGCGTGATGAACACCCTGCTCACCACCGCCTCGATGTCCACCACCCCGCTGCCCCGGCCGGTGGCCTCCTCCGCCTACTCCGGGGTGCGCTTCATCGGCTCCGCGCTGGCGCCCACCCTGGTCGGCCCCCTGGAGCACCTGGGCCTGGCCGCGCCCTTCCACGCCGGCCTGGTCGCCGCGCTCATCGCCCTGGTGATCCTCACCGGCTGGTGCCTGCGCCGGGACCGGGCCGCCGCGGCGCGGGACCGGGTGGAGCTGCGGCCCTGA
- the glgA gene encoding glycogen synthase — protein sequence MRVAMMTKEYPPEIYGGAGVHVTELTRFMRGLDGVDVDVHCMGAPRDEAGCTVHGVDPALAGANPAIRTLSTGLRMADGVGEVDVVHSHTWYSGLGGHLAGLLHGVPHVATAHSLEPHRPWKREQLGGGYDVSSWSERNAMEYADAVIAVSEGMKGAILEAYPRIDEDRVHVVLNGIDTGLWAPRPTWAESVAANGFSVLQDLGVDPDRPIAAFVGRITRQKGVGHLLKATAGFDPDVQLVLCAGAPDTPEIAAETEGLVKELQETRDGVIWVKDMLPKEKLQEILTAADVFVCPSIYEPLGIVNLEAMACGTAVVASDVGGIPEVVVDGGTGTLVHYDEAAPAEFEAGIAEAVNAMVGDRDRAAGYGAAGRRRAVEVFSWASIAEQTVDIYRSLQ from the coding sequence ATGCGCGTTGCCATGATGACCAAGGAATACCCACCCGAGATCTACGGCGGGGCCGGTGTGCACGTCACCGAGCTCACCCGCTTCATGCGGGGCCTCGACGGCGTGGACGTCGACGTGCACTGCATGGGCGCCCCCCGGGACGAGGCCGGCTGCACGGTGCACGGGGTGGACCCGGCGCTGGCCGGGGCCAACCCCGCGATCCGCACCCTGTCCACCGGGCTGCGCATGGCCGACGGGGTCGGCGAGGTCGACGTGGTGCACTCGCACACCTGGTACTCCGGGCTCGGCGGGCACCTGGCCGGGCTGCTCCACGGGGTGCCGCACGTGGCCACCGCGCACTCCCTGGAACCGCACCGGCCGTGGAAGCGGGAGCAGCTCGGCGGGGGCTACGACGTCTCCTCCTGGTCCGAGCGCAACGCCATGGAGTACGCCGACGCGGTGATCGCGGTCTCCGAGGGCATGAAGGGCGCCATCCTGGAGGCCTACCCGCGGATCGACGAGGACCGGGTGCACGTTGTGCTCAACGGCATCGACACCGGGCTGTGGGCGCCCCGGCCGACCTGGGCGGAGTCGGTGGCGGCGAACGGCTTCTCGGTGCTCCAGGACCTCGGCGTGGACCCGGATCGGCCGATCGCCGCCTTCGTGGGCCGGATCACCCGGCAGAAGGGGGTGGGCCACCTGCTCAAGGCCACCGCCGGCTTCGACCCGGACGTGCAGCTGGTGCTGTGCGCCGGGGCCCCGGACACCCCGGAGATCGCCGCGGAGACCGAGGGCCTGGTCAAGGAGCTGCAGGAGACCCGGGACGGGGTGATCTGGGTCAAGGACATGCTGCCCAAGGAGAAGCTGCAGGAGATCCTCACCGCCGCGGACGTGTTCGTCTGCCCCTCCATCTACGAGCCGCTGGGCATCGTGAACCTGGAGGCGATGGCCTGCGGCACCGCGGTGGTCGCCTCCGACGTCGGCGGGATCCCGGAGGTGGTGGTCGACGGGGGCACCGGCACCCTGGTGCACTACGACGAGGCCGCCCCGGCCGAGTTCGAGGCCGGGATCGCCGAGGCGGTCAACGCCATGGTCGGCGACCGGGATCGGGCCGCCGGCTACGGCGCGGCCGGGCGCCGGCGCGCCGTGGAGGTGTTCAGCTGGGCCTCCATCGCCGAGCAGACCGTGGACATCTACCGCTCCCTGCAGTAG
- the glgC gene encoding glucose-1-phosphate adenylyltransferase — MRSKRHVLSIVLAGGEGKRLFPFTADRAKPAVPFGGMYRLIDFVLSNLVNAGFVKICVLTQYKSHSLDRHISQAWQLSGITGQYVTPVPAQQRLGKRWFTGSADAILQSMNLIHDENPEYVIVFGADHVYRMDPEQMLDAHIASGAGVTVAGIRVPRSEATAFGCIDADDDNRITEFLEKPADPPGCPDDPEATFASMGNYVFTAQTLIDAIREDAENEDSEHDMGGDIIPMLVERGEAYVYDFNDNQVPGATERDKAYWRDVGTIDAFYEAHMDLISVHPVFNLYNRKWPIHTYGEDNLPPAKFVQGGIAQASMVGAGTIISGGTVRNSVLSSNIIVEDGATVEGSVIFPGVRIGRGAVVRHAILDKNVVVPDGATVGVDHERDAERFKISPGGVISVGKGEVV; from the coding sequence GTGAGGAGCAAACGACACGTCCTGTCCATCGTCCTTGCCGGCGGCGAGGGCAAGCGCCTGTTCCCGTTCACCGCGGACCGCGCCAAGCCCGCCGTGCCCTTCGGGGGCATGTACCGGCTCATCGACTTCGTCCTGTCGAACCTGGTGAACGCCGGTTTCGTCAAGATCTGCGTACTGACCCAGTACAAGTCGCACTCGCTTGACCGGCACATCTCCCAGGCCTGGCAGCTGTCCGGGATCACCGGCCAGTACGTCACCCCGGTGCCCGCCCAGCAGCGGCTGGGCAAGCGCTGGTTCACCGGGTCGGCGGACGCCATCCTGCAGTCGATGAACCTCATCCACGACGAGAACCCCGAGTACGTCATCGTCTTCGGCGCCGACCACGTCTACCGGATGGATCCGGAGCAGATGCTGGACGCGCACATCGCCTCCGGGGCCGGGGTCACCGTCGCCGGGATCCGGGTGCCCCGGTCGGAGGCCACCGCCTTCGGCTGCATCGACGCCGACGACGACAACAGGATCACCGAGTTCCTGGAGAAGCCCGCGGACCCGCCCGGCTGCCCGGATGACCCGGAGGCCACCTTCGCCTCCATGGGCAACTACGTCTTCACCGCGCAGACCCTCATCGACGCGATCCGGGAGGACGCGGAGAACGAGGACTCCGAGCACGACATGGGCGGCGACATCATCCCCATGCTCGTCGAGCGCGGCGAGGCCTACGTCTACGACTTCAACGACAACCAGGTGCCCGGCGCCACCGAGCGGGACAAGGCCTACTGGCGCGACGTGGGCACCATCGACGCCTTCTACGAGGCGCATATGGACCTCATCTCGGTGCACCCGGTGTTCAACCTGTACAACCGGAAATGGCCGATCCACACCTACGGGGAGGACAACCTGCCCCCGGCGAAGTTCGTGCAGGGCGGCATCGCCCAGGCCTCCATGGTGGGGGCGGGCACCATCATCTCCGGCGGCACCGTGCGCAACTCGGTGCTCTCCTCCAACATCATCGTCGAGGACGGCGCCACCGTGGAGGGCTCGGTGATCTTCCCCGGGGTGCGCATCGGCCGCGGCGCGGTGGTGCGCCACGCCATCCTGGACAAGAACGTGGTGGTCCCCGACGGCGCCACCGTCGGCGTGGACCACGAGCGCGATGCCGAGCGCTTTAAGATCTCCCCCGGCGGGGTGATCAGCGTGGGCAAGGGCGAGGTGGTCTGA